In Candidatus Micrarchaeia archaeon, a single window of DNA contains:
- a CDS encoding ATP-binding protein, with protein sequence MRLSTLMGRDIAKRLLLVHPPEPRKDLLLSDPQDSIYVGKTRWLSVPVFWDYKKLINPHIAVVGITGSGKSYLVKTFITRSSLIWDTNAIILDWTGEYNKWVHQAGGKVLDLSVEHLNLLDLAGMTSGERVKQIISSLTILADLGNFPEEREEIEAALEAVYKNRKWPVLADLLAELEKRSSHKAARMVRRFTIQGSDFFSGRSTLSLSKLLTSGLVSIDLHSLPSEELRSLAGLTILQFIKERMRRESVQEEKGIKLLVVLDEAWKIAQDERSDVITIIREGRKYNFALIVASQNPGDMHKTILSNAGTMFILRLVLKEFRRYVQESLGYSDFIDSEISKFGVGDSAVHMIFAERQAKASTFLLQKIDGEAPLFTFKVAGEGMEIEMEREQLVKLLYELGLGEEQVGMVRSAFEKGDGVLSGTKIIEMLETFGYSRASILSFLRQLGIPEKSIIGMFSLARRKKASRGVADIILED encoded by the coding sequence ATGCGTCTCAGCACTCTGATGGGCAGGGACATTGCGAAACGCCTGCTCCTGGTCCATCCGCCCGAGCCCCGCAAGGATCTCCTGCTCTCGGACCCGCAGGATTCCATTTACGTCGGCAAGACCCGCTGGCTCTCGGTCCCTGTGTTCTGGGACTACAAGAAGCTGATAAATCCCCACATTGCAGTAGTAGGGATAACCGGCAGCGGCAAATCCTACCTGGTAAAGACGTTCATAACCCGCTCCTCCCTCATATGGGACACCAACGCCATAATCCTGGACTGGACCGGGGAATACAACAAATGGGTGCACCAGGCGGGCGGGAAAGTGCTCGACCTGAGCGTGGAGCACCTCAACCTCCTGGACCTCGCCGGAATGACCAGCGGCGAGCGCGTGAAGCAAATCATCTCCTCGCTCACCATACTCGCTGATTTGGGCAATTTCCCGGAAGAGCGCGAGGAAATCGAGGCTGCCCTGGAAGCGGTTTACAAAAACAGGAAATGGCCCGTCCTCGCTGATTTGCTGGCAGAGCTGGAAAAGCGCAGCAGCCACAAGGCAGCGCGCATGGTGCGCCGCTTCACAATCCAGGGCAGCGACTTCTTCTCAGGAAGAAGCACGCTCTCGCTTTCCAAGCTCCTCACTTCCGGGCTCGTTTCCATAGACCTGCACAGCCTTCCCAGCGAGGAGCTCCGCTCCCTCGCAGGCCTCACGATACTCCAGTTCATAAAGGAGCGCATGCGCCGCGAGAGCGTGCAGGAGGAGAAAGGCATAAAGCTCCTCGTCGTGCTCGATGAAGCGTGGAAAATCGCGCAGGACGAGCGCAGCGACGTGATAACCATAATACGCGAGGGCCGCAAATACAACTTCGCGCTCATAGTCGCGAGCCAGAATCCCGGCGACATGCACAAGACCATACTGAGCAACGCGGGCACGATGTTCATCCTGCGCCTGGTGCTCAAGGAGTTCAGGCGCTATGTCCAGGAGTCCCTGGGCTACTCGGATTTCATAGATTCCGAAATAAGCAAGTTCGGAGTGGGGGATTCTGCGGTGCACATGATTTTTGCGGAAAGGCAGGCGAAGGCATCCACCTTCCTGCTCCAGAAGATAGACGGCGAGGCGCCTCTATTCACGTTCAAGGTCGCGGGTGAGGGCATGGAAATAGAGATGGAAAGGGAGCAGCTCGTAAAGCTCCTCTACGAGCTCGGCCTGGGGGAGGAGCAGGTGGGCATGGTGCGCTCGGCGTTCGAGAAGGGCGACGGCGTGCTTTCAGGCACGAAAATAATCGAGATGCTCGAGACGTTCGGCTATTCCCGCGCGTCCATCCTCTCGTTCCTGCGCCAG